ATATCCAGATCGATTTTCCGGGGGCCGAACCGAAAGGATTTTCCCTGTTTGTCCATGCTGGATTCAATCTGTTTAAGCGTGTTGAGCAGGGCCAGGGGATCTGAAGTGCGGCATCGGATTTTCACGGCGGCGTTCACAAACCAGTCCTGGTCCACAAAATTCTGGGGCTGGGTTTTATAAAACTGTGATACGGCCATCACCTCGATCTGTTCATGGGTATCCAGACAGGCAATGGCCAGATGAAGATTGGCCGGTTTATCGCCTTTGTTGGAACCAATACTTAACACGGCTGTGGAAAAATCAGGCATTACGGCACCTCCACCACCACGGTGCGGGAATACTGGGACCGGACATCATGATCTCCCACGGCCTGGACCCTGAAATACCGGACCCCGGGTTCAGGCACGGGCATCTGAAACACCATGTCCGGCACAGGCACCCGGGCCACGGATTCAAAAACAAACGGGCACCCTTCGCACGCTGCCGGCACGGCCATGGACACGTCAAAATACTGAGGGGCCAGTGCGGCATCGTCGGGATCGATCTCATGGGTCCAGGTCAGAATCAGTTGACCATTGTCCAGGGTGGCTGCGGGATCTGTGGGGGATGCCACGTTCTGTCCGGGTTTCTGCGGGGCCCTGGGCGGAGCTTTTTTCCCGCAGCCGATTCCGGCCGCCATCACCAACAGACACAGGCACACCCCGATGATCACAGAGGTTTTTGCCCATTTAATCCGTCCCAGGAACGGTGTCATAAATTCAATTCCTTTTGTGCTTTTTCAACCGCCGCCCGGACATTGTCGAATCCCGTACCGCCGGCAGATATCCGGCGGGCCACCACCTGATCCAGGCGGATGAAGTCATACACATCTTCGGTTACCCGGTCACTGAGATCTTTAAACTGGGCCAGGCTCAGATCATCCAGTTCTTTATTCTCAGAAATGGCCAGGGCCACGGCTTTTCCTGCCACAGCATGGGCCTGGCGGAACGGCATGCCCTTGTTCACCAGGTAATCGGCAAAATCCGTGGCATTTAAAAATCCCCGGGCACAGGCGGTTCTCATCCGGTGGGCATGGACCGTGATATGGGGAAACATCCGGGTATACACCTCCAGACAGATGGACAGGGTGTCCACAGTATCAAACAGCGGCTCCTTGTCCTCCTGCATGTCCTTGTTATACGCCATGGGCAATGATTTCATGGTGGTGAAGATCGCCATCAGATTGCCCACCACCCGGCCGGTCTTGCCCCGGACCAGTTCAGCCACATCCGGGTTTTTCTTCTGGGGCATGATACTGGACCCGGTGGTAAAGGCATCGGAAATCGTGATATATCCGAACTCTGACGAGGACCATAAAATCAGCTCTTCAGACAGCCGGGACAGATGAATCATACAGATCCCGGCATGGGAGATGAATTCCATGATAAAATCTCTGTCAGAAACTGCATCCATGCTGTTTTCACACAACCGGTCAAACCCCAGAATCTGCCGGGTGAACTCTCTGTCCACGGGATAGGTGGTGCCGGCCAGGGCTGCCGTGCCTAAAGGCATGGCATCCATGCGTTTATATGCATCGGCAAACCGTTCTTTATCCCTTTTGAGCATTTCATAGTATGCCATGAGATGATGCGCAAACAGCACGGGCTGGGCCCGCTGCATATGGGTATATCCGGGCATGATCACATCCGGATGGGCCTTGGCCAGATTCACCAGGGCGCGTTGAAACCCCGTGATCCGGTCCATGATCTGCCGGGTTTCGTTTTTAAGGAAAATCCGGATATCCAGGGCCACCTGATCGTTGCGGCTCCGGCCGGTGTGCAGTTTTTTGGCCAGATCCCCGCACTCCTGGCCTAAGGCATCTTCCACATGCATGTGGATATCTTCCAGGGAATCGGAAAACGGCACCTCATTGTTTTCTATCCGGATTCTGACCCGTTCCAGGCCTGCCAGAAGGGTCTCTGCTTCGTCTTTGGCAAGGATCTGCTGTTTGGCCATCATTTTCAGATGGGCCATGCTGCCTTCGATGTCACTGGCATAAAGCCGCTTGTCCACATCAATGGAGGCATTGAATTTTTCCACCAGGGTATCGGTATCTTCTGAAAACCGCCCCCCCCACAATTTATCACTCATCGGTTTTGTTCCTGAGAATCAATGTTTCCAGAATGGCCTTGTGCATATGCCGCTTGTTTTCCGCCTGATCCCAGAATGCTGCGCCAGGGGCCTCCAGCACGTCTTCAGCAATCTCTTCTCCCCGGTGGGCCGGCAGGCAGTGCATCACCAGCACATCCGGAGCTGCATGAGACAAAAGGGCCTTGTTCACCTGAAACCCCTCAAACGCAGCCAGCCGTTTTTCC
Above is a window of Desulfotignum balticum DSM 7044 DNA encoding:
- the folK gene encoding 2-amino-4-hydroxy-6-hydroxymethyldihydropteridine diphosphokinase, which translates into the protein MPDFSTAVLSIGSNKGDKPANLHLAIACLDTHEQIEVMAVSQFYKTQPQNFVDQDWFVNAAVKIRCRTSDPLALLNTLKQIESSMDKQGKSFRFGPRKIDLDIIYFDDRIMKTPELEIPHPRMHERHFVLRPMCDIEPGTVHPVLGLTTQALFNQIETQENQAVIPLDEEEESA
- the argH gene encoding argininosuccinate lyase is translated as MSDKLWGGRFSEDTDTLVEKFNASIDVDKRLYASDIEGSMAHLKMMAKQQILAKDEAETLLAGLERVRIRIENNEVPFSDSLEDIHMHVEDALGQECGDLAKKLHTGRSRNDQVALDIRIFLKNETRQIMDRITGFQRALVNLAKAHPDVIMPGYTHMQRAQPVLFAHHLMAYYEMLKRDKERFADAYKRMDAMPLGTAALAGTTYPVDREFTRQILGFDRLCENSMDAVSDRDFIMEFISHAGICMIHLSRLSEELILWSSSEFGYITISDAFTTGSSIMPQKKNPDVAELVRGKTGRVVGNLMAIFTTMKSLPMAYNKDMQEDKEPLFDTVDTLSICLEVYTRMFPHITVHAHRMRTACARGFLNATDFADYLVNKGMPFRQAHAVAGKAVALAISENKELDDLSLAQFKDLSDRVTEDVYDFIRLDQVVARRISAGGTGFDNVRAAVEKAQKELNL